TTCACCAGCCTCCGCAGCGTACGCAAGACGTTCGTGGACTGCTGCGCCGTGCGCAGCATCCTGCGCAGCTACGGCGTGCGCGTGGACGAGCGCGACATCTCCATGCACGCCGTTTTCAAGGCCGAGCTCGCGGAGCTCCTCGGCCCCGGGTTCGCCGGCGCCACGCTCCCGCGCGTGTTTGTTGACGGGCAGTACCTCGGCGGCGCCGAGGACGTGCACTATCTGCACGAGGCGGGCGAGCTCGGGCGCGCCCTGGAGGGGTGCGAGGCCGCGCCCGTGCGCAAGCTCGGGTACATGGAGGCGTGCGCCACCTGCGGCGATATCCGGTTCGTGCCGTGCGAGACGTGCTACGGCAGTTGCAAGATCTTTGTCGAGGACGACGACGCATTCGACAGATATCACGACGTCGGTGAGTTCCGGCGATGCCCCGGTTGCAATGAGAATGGCCTCGTCAGATGCCCCGTCTGTTGCTGCTGATACTTGTACGGCTGATGGTATGGTAGATTAAAATATGTCACTGTTAGTTGTTTACTTGTTTGTACTTTATACAGTCTGAAGAATATTACAGAAATTTAATAGGCTCCTTACAATACTTTGAGCTTTTAGTGTTTTTATGTATGGAAATAAAGGAATTAAAAGTGAAACTGCTCAGCCTGTTGATCATCCTGTAAAACTGTTGAACAGAGACGATTCATTTCTGCTCAGGCTTCTGAAACATAAGATTGGTAATAAAACATATGTCAAGGGAAGAACGACAGTTCGTACGATTCGGTCATCCAGATTAAAGATTTCTCCAGCTGCAGTCAACTGAACGCTGCCTTTGTTCAGAAAAGGAACGATTGCTAGGCTAGTGGTGGAAGGAATTCTAGATGAATAAATCTGCGCATCTGAAGACTCGACCAGGTTGTAGATAAACAAATGAGAGACATACCaggaaaaaagaaggaattcAGCCAGCAATGCAAGGGAAGACAAGACTTATCAGAAGGAATATGAAATGAGCAGAAAGTCAGAAACATGACTGCACAATCACTTGACTCAATTTGCAACACTTAACTGTTCTGCACAAATAGTTTGTTCTAAACGctgtgttcatctccttttaCAACACTGCTATTAATATACATCGAACATGTGAAGTATCATATTTTGGTGTTCGTCCTCATGTTTCAATAACTGAAAAGATGCATTGGGTGTTTATTTTCACTTCAAATCTGCCTACCATAAGCAGCCAAATCTGCTGCGGCCTTGGCAGCCCTGTAAGAGCGTCGGACACCATCATAGCTCCAGCAGAAAAGTAGCTGCTCGTGACAATGTTGTTTACGACCTTAGCTGCTGTTCTTCCAGTGGCATTAGCAACCGTCTTGGTCGTTTTGGATACATGATATGTCTCGTCCACAGATCGGATTGCACCAACACCAGTACTGACCCTGTCAGTTAAACCAATTCTCTTGCTCAGCTCTGCAGCCTTGGCTGCTGCTGTGGCTGTTACCCGACGGGACTCATCAAAGGTTCTAGCCTTGGCCAATGCATCCTTGCTGAGCACGTATCCCCTTGCTAGCATCGTCTTCACGACATCTTGAGCCACTGTCAAAGCTTCCTGCGGCGTAGCGTTGAACTGGCATGCTTGGTAGTTTTGCTCAATTCtcagaaatataaaaattaactGTCAGCTCCTGCATTTGGGAGAGTGAACTGGTGCTCAAACATCAAAGATGATGATTTTGAGAATTCAGACTAGTTTATCTTAAAGTGGCCAAACTGGAACGAGATACGCTTTCCTTCTAGTCTATTATCACTGTGCATTTCTACTGTGTGAAAACCACATTCCAACTTATTATCACATAACAGAAAGGTGAGCATAACCAGATGCACTGGTCAGTTATGTGGTGCATAAAGTTATCATCATTTATGCAGCTTTAAAATTGGCATGATTGGTATAATGCAAATCATGTCTGATTAGGGATAATTTGCCTATACATGCCAAAATACTGAATCAAAGGAACTGGCATAAACCTTGAATTTTAAGCCAACAGTCAcagaaactaaaaaaaatatccgTTGGTGTTTCTTATTGCAAGAAAGCAGAAAATTGATCGCCTCAAGGCAAAAATGAACTCTATCTACAAAGGATATTTCATTGTCCTACTTGAACATTattaattatggaaaaatggTGGAACGAGATATGCATAGCCTGTATTCGGTTTCCTCCTCCACCTGCCATGTTGGCCGGTCCCAGAAATCAAAGGCTCCTCAGGTTGTCCCCGGTGAGTGATGCACAGTGGCTGATCCACAATAGTAGCCCCCTGTCAAGATGTGAAGTGTGATCAAGGGcacaaccaaaaagaaaaaaaaaagtacttgCTGCCCAGGAGGCATGTCGACAAAGAAGTGATAAAAGTGCTTCAGCAAAGAAATATGTGGACATATGGCCAGCATCCAGATCACTCAAAAGTGTAGCAGAAACTGGAGTATATCAAATTGAAAGGTAGGTTTCAGCACCTAAAGTAGTAGGTGTACACAATATTGAAATGATTAGAAGACTGACTCTGCATTGTTTGTTAAGTGATAACAGTTACATTTTGAATGACCTCACCACTATGAAACCATATATGGATATATCTTGCGGATGATGTTCATTTGAGATGGTTAGATTAAGGTGAAAAGGACAGGAAAGTGACATTGTTTGTGTACATAAAGCTTTGAGGCCTATTTGGAAGTTGGAACAAAGAAAAATTGGAGGAGAATTGGAGGAATTGAATCCAAAGGGACAAAATCCTCTGAATGGAGTACAACTCAGAAAGATTCAAGAACTTTCTCGTGTTATAGGAAAGTTAATGTCTCAGTAAATCATCTTCACATGAAGCAGTCATAGGAATTAGATACATAAAAAATGGTCCATTTAATTCCTGTGGAGAATATTGTGGCCAAAAAAAACCTTACACTGAGCAATACTGCAGTTTCCAAGGCATAGGGTTCCTTGAACGTCACATAAGCAGTAGAACCATATTCTCCCGGTCTGTAAAATTTCCAAATTCAACAGGAAACTGGTGACAAGAACATAGAAACATGTCAACAAAACAAAATTTTGAATTGCCAGGTCAGGGTATCCAGAGATAAAACCGTCCTATAAGCTAAAGTACAAAAAGCATGGTGAATCTCAGTAGTTGTTCAGCACGCATGGATATCTAAAACAAGTTACTGATATGGTTTCTTTAGATCAAATGCTTCTTAACTCATGTTTGAATGGATAGAATAAGTTGCAGGTAACATTTATccacttttttaaaaaaagaaaaagtgcaGATGCCAGTTATCTAGTAGGGAAAATGAGAGATACATCAAatttgtgtgtgagagagagagagagtaaaaaATCACCCGATTAGTTCTACAGAGTCAATAGGACCAGAGAATGAAAAGAACTCATGAAGATCACTTTCGGATACCCTGCTTGAGAGGTTAGTGACTTGTACTGTGTATCCCGTTTCACTCATGATTCTGGAAGTCATCAAACACAAAATTTTAGTATTTCCTGCTAGATTTGTCTTTGAATATCGTAAAATTTCTATGTTCTGCATATATAGTTTATGCTAAAAACTAATGATTAAAGTAGTATGTTGATGATTTTGTTGACATCTAAAACGATACTCTTTTATAACATGAGGGAATATTGCAATGGTAGTTGTCTTGAACTGAGGTAATTCAGCATTGCCTTTGCGTGTTCTCTTGCTCTTCGGCTCACCTTTTTCTGATTAATCAATTCAAATGAGCTCCGCCGGCACGAATACAAGAAATCGATATATAGAGATGAAAAACCTGCTTTTGGCCGTACATTTGCATGTGATCTTGCGTGTGTTTGTTACATGCACCTGTTCCATTTCCTCCCCTTGGAGGGCGTCGGCAAAAGTGGCGACCAGACGGCTAGGGTATGTGGATGTGTCTCATATATGCCCTGGTTTGGTTAGATGAAGACTGGAGGTGCTTTCGACGGTGGTGCATAGACTCGGTTGGGCTTTGGGTTTTTGGACGGTGGTGTTTGCAGTTATATCCCATCTGTAATCTATGCCGGGTCTAATTTATGTACGGATCAATACAATAGTAGGTGGGGAACACACACGAAACGCCAGAACGTACGAAACAGTGAACGGGAGACCCTTGCCTTCTTGCAGTGACAACAAAAGCTCTGTCTACCGGCTCTAATAATGGATAAGTATTTTTTGTGGTGTGTGATACCGAACTAATTGTAACGGCTCCAGAATGGATTATTTTGATcggattttaaattttatcataaaTGCTTATATGTTTTGtctttgtaaaaatagatgtgATATCAATCTTATTATAGATAATTTTAAAATCGTTTGTAATACACTTATATAAAAACGGAGTCTCTAGATAACCGTTTGTGTATAGTAAGAATCAagtattttatctttttataaaaaaattgtctATGTCTCCCCCACCACATCCCACCCAAAAACAAATTTACTTCCTGACTACATAGGCcggaagcaaatttgcttataggggatagctaggaagcaaatttgcttataggagGATAGAGTCATACAGATACACATtttatgattcacaaattaaatatattcacacatttttaaaaaaaataaaacacatgTATTTACATATAACGAAGGCTAAGAGCATCGcatattgttcagaacacataaacctagctaccTATACATTATTATTGATTGATTGACGTCGTATTtcaaaaggatgaaatgattgataTCATGGCGACATCGTCTTCCAAAATGACAAAAAGTAATTGACAAACTTAGGTCGATCGACGCAGCCTTTCAAAAAGATGATATGATAGATATCATCTTAACCTTCTGTGTTTCAGCATAATATCAACCCGagaatcatcttcaattagcagcTCGTAGTCATCCAGATCTAACTGCACCTTAACGATCTCACACATCTGCTATAAATAGATTGTGTTGCAGCCAAACCGACAGTCATGGTTTAGCAAAAAATGGGCATTCAAGCATATCTTGAGTTGACGAAATTGCCTCTATTATGACAAACAACAATAGAAAAATTTTCATCCAGTAAAACCAAATGAAGAACGCGGTTGATGGCATATAGGGTCGATGGAGGGGCCTTCACAACAGCAAAGAAGACAACTCCATCGGACCAAAGTTGATGCCAAGCATCCGTGCTGTGGAAGTAAGTCGATTACCGTGAATTGCGTCATTACAAATCTACGACGGAAACAATGTTTTGCCATCAGTTGCACATATCGAAAACCTCagtgcagtgaaaggggtttgaCCCCGGCGAGATCTAACTTCTCTGACACGAATGGCGAGTGAGGATGCAGAACACTACTCATCGCTTTATATTGAGCAGAGATAAGGGGTTGTGTGTATGAAGTCAAAAGAGCCTTAGGAGAAGAGTGATTTGTGTGTGTTGGAAGTAAAAGAGACAGAGGAGACGAGCGATCAAATTTAAAAACGTTTGAGGGTTTTTAAGTATAGACAGATGTTTATAAAATCTGTATGTATCTACCAACTAGATACATATAGATCTTAAAAAACCGTCTGCGACAATATtacagatatatttttttaaaaactatatgtatctgtatgatagaaacagaCGAATTTATAAGAACCGTCTGTGAGTTAAATCACACCTAAATATCTAACTTATTACAGacatatctattttaataaCCTTCTAAACATATTTAATCTATGACAGACTCAAAAAACCATCCATCACGTATCGTCTGCTTTCAATATTGGTAACTCCTAAGCACAAGTAGTATCAGTACTTCTTTATAATCTCTCTAGCTAGTCCACTCCAACCTTCTTTTGGCACTCAGATGCGCGTCTATTGTTCCGACAACAACACCATCGCCTTTGCAATGGGTCATAGCGTACTGCTCCTGATGCATATATATGAAATGTACAGTACACAACTATATATTACACATTATTACCAGTAAATGCATGCACGTAAATTAATAAACACCTGAGGAGTCAAGTCACGCAGCACACTTAAAAGAGATCGATCGAGACGGACCACCGGATTGAAACGACGACTGAACTGAAGATCATACAGAGCGTAAACTGCCTGATCACCTGAATTAATTAAGCTTAGTTTTGTTATTATGGTTGCGAACCTTGATTAGCACAGGACGAACATCGGTACGTGCTAAAACAGTCGTAGTACACGTACACCCTCGTTCGCTGGTAGCTAGCTAGCAGCATATATATGCCAATTAAAGATGATTGCCTTAATGTATCCGGATAAGTACCGTACCTAGGACTAAAACCCAGTAGTAAGAACGAACGAACGAGCTTGTCTAGAATCCGAACCCGGCCATCATATGATcatatgcatgtttgtttggtagTCCCTGTCCGCTGATCAACGGGTCCATGCATGCATCGGCCCGGCGCAACTACCGCTCCTGAAGTCCTGAGGGACGGGACTAATTTACGCGAGCGCCAGCAAGCAAGTCACAATTTTCCTTTTTCAGAAAGCTTTCTCCCCTGTGAATTTCCTTTTTTGGAAAGTTTTCCAAAAATAACTTTTCCAAATAAGTTGCAAGAGAAAAGTTACTAAGGaaaagttttttagaaaaagttaTCGAGAAAAAGTTTCGACAAAAGGTTATTGAGATAAATTTacaaacaaattttttgaaaaaagttaACGATAAAATTTTCAACATAAATTTTCACAATAAAACTTTTCAACACAAAATTTCTCAACAAAATTTCAGTCCAAAACTTAAAAACCGGCCCTAACCAAAAGCCCCAGCCAGCCTCACTCACACACGCGCGCGAGCTTGCGGCCCAGCAGCGCAGCTGCGGCCCCATCGCACGCGAGGCACCGGCCGAGTTCGTGGGCCGCTCGGACGGCGCGTCGCTCGCGAGCTACCGAGCGCTCACGCGCGAAACAGTTTTTTCGGCTCCTgcgtgtgtgtgagagagagacagagaaagagagagagatctaCTGCATGTATGCCAACAACAACATGCATTGTTTGAGTCTCACTGGCTGGCGTTCCTTCGATAACCACCTGAACCTGAAAAAAGGCCGGCCGAGGCCGACACAAGCGCGTTCGGCGTTGCGAGGGCGTGCGCTAGCTCCGTTTGCTTGCACGTGTTGGTCCCGAAATCGGCGGCCGACGGCCGTAAGATTGCATCGTGTGGACCGAATCGAAGAGGAGTCCACGGGACAGCGAGATCAACCGGGTTAAGCCCCAGGGGGGATCATGTGGCCCAAGATGGTACACATGGTTGTCCGGACATGGAATTCTCGTCTACTTGTCACCAAAAGAGCCAAAGGCTTTTTGACTTTATAGAAGAGACCAAGAAGCTTCAGTACATCTGTATCCATCACATAGTGttgtgctgtttttttttttaatgtctgTGTGCAAACTACAGTTGTACGTACGTCTTGATTTACCAAGTATCAAAACATCAGCAGGGCGCTTGTATGATATTATATTAATTGGATTACACTATGCATGGATTCATATTTACTCCAACAAAATAGTCGCAACAATAATCAGATAATAAAGCCGGTTATATGTATCAGGGCTTGTTTGGATAGGCGGGAACTAGATTCAGTTGCTTTCGGAGGCATTGCCTCTAATCCTTGCTAACCAAAAGAAACCTTAGGTACGTTTATGTGATATGCTATGAATCACCGCTCGCTATATATGATGTAACTCTGGCCTTTGTTTTCACTTTTCAGTCAAGGTTGTACTTGTATCTGCGAGAGGAACGGTCGTTTGCACTTAGCTTATTCTaataatgaagaaaatatgttcTGGCCTCTATCGTGAGATGCATGTAGCCTCGTTTGCACTTAGATACAAATACGATACTATATCACCAGTTAACGAAGCAAGCTAGTGGCGGTTGCTGTTGCCTTTTCTCTTGCATGTTTCTCTTGTTGTCGACCTACAGTTCATCAGTGTCTTTTTAGACAATGAAAAACCAGTCGCTGTATCCGATTTTGTAGCATTGGAATGCCTGTGCAGTTCGGAGTTCATCAATAACAGTGGATCCTTGCAGCTTTGCATGGCCCGTAATCGCGCAGGATAGGGCTTAATTTGGTCGGTTAGGTACGACCGCTGGGAGATTAGTTGCACGGTTGTAGTCATGGTCGTACGGTGTATCTTTGATTTCCTGCCTCCTGTCGCCCCACTTAGATAATATGATTGCATGGTCCATGCATCAACATCTTCATTATTATTTGCAGTACGTACGTACTCTCGATTGCGTCCAAATATTTCTCCACTCAATTTACATAAATGAAAACAAAGTACCTGATTAAAGTCGAATTtgaatgcccccccccccccacctttTCGTACATAAAAAACTGTCAAAGCCTAGGAGCAAATATATATCTGAACATATGTAAGTGCATcactaattttgtcaaattagTGTTGTGACTTGTTTTACTGAACTCTTTTAACTATATATCAAGAAGTGCATATATAGTCTAGCTTTCACTATCAGTATGTTTGCTTATTTTGCACTAGTATATTGGACTTTCATACTTGTATTAGGTGAGTATCCACCTTGATCCTAGGGTGGTTTAGAAAATGCAATGATAGtagtaacaaaataaaatgaacaCGATTCTTCATGGAcgtatatatatgcatgaaGGAATCGAACATACTATTGGGAGAGTCACAATTGTAAGTGCGTACATATAGGACTCCCTCTGATCATAAATAAATGACGGTTTGGATTGTGTACAAAGTTTTTAAGCTTTGGTCATCGATACCTTTTTATGTATTAAGATTGAACATTTGAAAATTATATGACTAGATTCGCTTCGAATAGttgtttcataatattatagttttgttatacttgataaatatattacaataaaaattAGTGGTTAAAGATATGTTTTGAAAATCATATCAATATCCAAAACATCACTTATatgtgactggagggagtactaCATATACTGGTAGTACTATTATTCATAGAAGAAAAGGCATCCATTTACTTGGATAACTTTCATTTTAAATACGTCCAAATTAGTTAAATGAGGACGAGGTAGACCCTCGATCTAAACTCCAAAATTGCAATAATTATTACATGTGGTCCATCAAGAAAAGAACCGTCTTAGAGTCAAGTACTAGCAACTTAATTAAAGCGTCAATGCATTAAACAAAGCACATTAGCCATCTCAAAGTACAACAACATGAAGCTCCATCCTAGTTGTAGTAGAGTAGCAGTAGTATCTTCTATATATAATTAAAACCTGTGATCATGATTTGCAAAACCTCGCAGATCCAACTTATTGGATTAACTATCAAACCGGTTTTACGAAGTAGAGAGTCACAATGCAAACTACATCGAAGTACAAGAACTACACACTACATACTAAGCAGCTAAAAGCAGTTTAGTAGCTAGCTAGACAGCGCCAGGGCAGCTAAGTTGCTGCTGGCCTGCTGCAACGTACGGTAGCTAGCTAGGCATGCATGCCTGAGATCTAACGCCGAGCTTTGGCAGAGATCACATGAGGAGGCTCCTAATGACGGCGGCCTGGTCGCTGGTGACATCGGCGGAGGAGAGCAGCTCGGTGAGCGTCTCGCTGAGGTTGCCCACCTCCTGGTGCAGGCTCCTGATGTAGCTGCACGTGTCCTGCAACACCCTCGCCGCCGAGGCCGAGCCCTGCATTCATACGCATATAAGCTTGGTTATTTCTTCGCTCACACGAGCTAGCTAGCTTCACTAAGAGCTTAATTAGATGTGTGCCGCATCAGAGTGCTTACCCTATGTGCGCCATTGCGAGTTTGAGACTCCGGGAGCAGCGCCTGAAGCTTGGACAGGAGCTCGGAGATCTGGTCCTCAGAGATCGACCTCGACGACAGCGAGCTCCCGGCGCGCCGTGGGAGTGACCTCCGGCTGCTGGACATGCTTGCAGTCCGATTATATATGCAGAGTTATTAGATATGGGTGCAGTTGTGGAAGTAGAAGAGAGCTCGGCGAACAGTAGCTTGCTAGCTTTTTAATGCAGGGGAGTGCGTGGCGGTTGCGCAAGTGCAGAGAAAGGGTATATATAATGAGACGGGCGGCTCGATCGGTTCAGTAATGGAGGATGGGGGAAGCAATCAGAGTGAGCAGCCGGCCGGAGGGAGAAAGCGAGAGTTGTAATGCGCGAGGCAGACGTGCTGAGGTATGGAGGGGTAGTAGTGGCAGATGCATGGACTATGAGCATGCAGAGCCAACCAAGTGTTGGTTTTTGTACTTTTATGGCAGGATCGAGATAAACAACGAGAGCGAATTAATatatatcttataatttttttacaaaatagatgacatgttcacataattttttttaaaagggtataaacaaaaatataaattttagagagataaattgagaaaaaaattctaaagCAATACGATTCTATGGATGAAATATGTACTATATGCTATATTCAAAATCATTCTATgtatttttatacataaaattcattactcaaataAGTCGGTCGTATTTCAGACAGATTATAagaatttttctattaaaaactcgtacatattacataggctaaacactcatctttttctcctctaaaactctagtaCTATGTTCTCAAATAAATAACAGAAGGGGCTCAAGTAGCTGATTAAAACTCTCTCATAatcctacctctctatttataagcctagaaaaattaacccctaagtttcctaatttgttaccaaaatacccctcttttgTAGTTTATTTCTACCTAACTACCGAGGgtatttttgtttattttttgttcCATTCATCGAACGGTTACGGTAACTTCACGACTTAACTTTGTCTCGACGCAGGCTTCATGATGGTGCCATATACTTCTCCAATCATCCTACGGTTTTAAGATCTAAGtatgaaaccctctgcacgttTATCAAAGTATGACTCTCCACTTGTTTATATCTTAAGAAAACGCTTTAATATCgtcacgtgtactccgtcttccGATTTTAACCAtaggcaagtctctcccactttcGATCTCTCGagtcgtcttgtcacttgcaccggtattccATTcgtttgattttgtcaacacgtcatcttcatcctctactTTATGttttacttgatctccacatgtaCAGTTAAGATCACCCTTAACTATGCTCGATCTCCTTAATCGTCTGGCACTAAATATCCGCTTAGCTCCGATAACCCATCGGCGACCATCAAGTTATATCCGTCATCTGCACAATATGAAATAAGCAAGCATATTTAttcaactccaactccaactccaactccaactccagttagtccataattaaaatgctcaaatcaaatttaagcaatccaaaactcgacaaactaAATCGACAATCTTACCCATCActcatcatatacatatatacatacatacatacatacatacatatatatatatacatacatacatatatatatacatacatatatatatatataacaaagtATATTTTAACTTGATATCTCCGCTATAATTACGGCCTCTAGATTTGTCTGTACTACTATAAATTTCTATGCGCCTGTGTGGGTGCGCCTCTCCTAGATCTGCCGTGCATGCGTGCAGGCAGGTAGCGCATCGATCCCTGAATAAACTAGTCACCGTGCCAGCATCTTGTTTATTTGTGAATGAAAATATATATGTAGTCGCAAATTGTTTACACGTAAACTGTATTCGTACGTAGATAAGTATTCTCGCATGAAATATCTGACAAATATTTTACAGCATTTCCCCCGACCATTTCACCAA
This genomic window from Phragmites australis chromosome 7, lpPhrAust1.1, whole genome shotgun sequence contains:
- the LOC133923676 gene encoding transcription factor ILI1-like; amino-acid sequence: MSSSRRSLPRRAGSSLSSRSISEDQISELLSKLQALLPESQTRNGAHRGSASAARVLQDTCSYIRSLHQEVGNLSETLTELLSSADVTSDQAAVIRSLLM